CTACCGAGCTACGTAACTGGGTAGGCAAAGAGATCGGCCCGATTGCTAAACCTAAGGACGTGCGGTTTGGTGATAACTTACCGAAAACTCGCTCTGGCAAGATCATGCGTCGCTTGCTACGCGTGATTGCTAAAGGTGAAGAAGTGACTCAGGACACCTCGACTTTGGAAAATCCAGCGATTTTGGATCAACTCAAAGAGTCTCTATAAGTCCGTTTTAATCGCTTTTGGGGCAAACCCTTTCGGCAATCGTACAATTACTGGTTCCGGAAGGGTGGATGAGCGGTTTAAGTCACACGCCTGGAAAGCGTGCGTAGGTTAATAGCCTACCGCGGGTTCGAATCCCGCCCCTTCCGCCAAGTAGTTCAGAGTTCTTGTAAGCCATTAGGTTGCAAGGACTTTTTTATTATTTTCAAATAACTTGCTATGAGTCGTTATAGCTGAAGTAAGAGTTATCCTAAGAGGTCAATAATTTACCTAAGGCTTTTCTGTACCTCGCTACTAAGGCCAAATTTGTAGTATCCCTGCTTTTTTCTTTGTCATGGATGGGTGTTTCTTTTTGGTATTCCCAGCCCATGGTACTCAGAGCTTAGTAACGAAATAGGAGTAGTTCCAGCCTATTTCTTAATCACCTTTATTGCGATTGTCCCCGGCTTTATGAATGCGTTTGTCTTTATGGCGAATGTATTTGATGTTCGCCCGCCTGAACTTGATGATCAAAGATATCCGCCAGTTTCTGTTCTCATAGCAGCATACAACGAGATATTTGCTATTACCTCAACACTGACCAGTCTTTTTAATCAGAGTTATTCATCACCAATGCGCATTATTTTGATAAGTGATGGCTCTTATGACCTTACTGTTGATGTAGTGAGAGAAATTGAAAAGAAGCATCCAAACTTGGAGCTAATCTATCTTCAACATAATGGTGGAAAAGCAGCAGCACTCAATCTTGGTCTTGAGAAATGTAAAACGGATATCGTCATCTCTGTTGATGCGGATTGCTACCTTCATCGTGATGGCATCAAAAACTTAGTGAGTCGCTATTGGGCTGACCCCTTAGATACCAGGGCTGTAGCAGGAAGCATACTAATTCGGAACTCCAGAGAAAATTGGATTACTAAAGCACAGGAGTGGGATTATTTTTTAGGCATCGGAACCGTTAAACGAATTCAGTCTTTGTTTCATGGTGGGACTTTAGTCGCCCAAGGCGCATTCTCTTTATATGATCGCAAGGCTTTGGTTGAAATGGGTGGATGGCCTGAAAAAGTGGGCGAAGACATCGTGTTGACCTGGAAGTTCCTATCGGCGGGATATAGGGTGGGATACGCTCAAGACGCGATGGCCTTTACGAATTGCCCAAATATGCTAGAGCAATTTATAAAACAAAGGCGAAGATGGTCTCGCGGCTTAATGGAGGCATTTAAAGAATGCCCGATGATTTTATTTAAGCCAAGGCTAACTACTTTATATATCTGGTGGAACACCATGTTCCCATTGATGGATATCGCGTATACCTTTGGTTTTATTCCTGGGCTGATTCTGGCTTGCTTTGGAAAGTTTTCGATAGTGGGACCTATGACTCTCTCTTTTGCCGATGGCATTTTTGCTTAACTGGCAAATGTATCGTATTGGAAGGGCCGTGTTCTTAGAAGAGCGCTTGAAGATTCGACAGAATAGATTAGGGTTTTTATTCTACGTGCTTGCCTATGGACTTATTTTGCAGCCAGCGTGTGTATACGGATATTTTTCAGAATTACTCAGCCTTAGAAAATCGTGGGGTACGAAATGAAGGGCATTGCAATTCTATGGGCTGCCGCTTCTGCTGCTTCAACTACTGATTCGGTAGCGGCCAGCTTGGCTGCTAATGCGGATTTACGCGCCGCTAATAGTGATTTTTTGCTGCCACTGCAGCGCGCTTTGCTGCTTCTAATGCACTAGCGGTAAGAGACTTCAGGCTGGAGATGGCCACCGTGTAGCGCTCGCTGATAATGATATAGCCTTCGCGTAAGTTTTGGATCTCGGTTTCCAGGTTGACTAACTTGGCATAAATCTTTTCGATATCTTCTTGCATAGCATTTCCTGGATAGTCTTACCATTTGATAATCTGCCACTTGCAAGCAATATATACTCTTAATAAATAAGAGCTTCATTTCAATGATTATTTTTTATTACGCAGTGAGAAGTTGGCTATTCGAAGGATAATGAACCGATGCCTTCAAAAATAATAAATACAGTAGATGCAGTAGAAGTTGCAGCAAAAATCGCTATTGATAAACATGGCTGGGCCTTATCTGCATTATCAGAAGCAGCTGCTGCTTTAGCGCGAGCAGACTCTCAAGACCTGCTCATTCAGGAGGTCTGCGGTGCCATTGCCGCTCCAAGGCCCTTATGTGTTGGCTTGGGTTGGTAAAGCGGAGCATGATGAGAATAAGACTGTCAGTGTGGCTGGCGGAGCGGGATCAGCACTTGCTTATGTCGATAGATAACATTGCTGTTAGTTGTGGTCCGATCAAAATGTAAGTAGTATGGGTCCAGCAGGCACCTCGATTCGTAGTAGCAAGCCATGCGTAGTGGTTGATACTGAAGAAGACGTTGGATTTACTTCATGGAAGGAGCTGGCGCGTTCATTTGGAATCCGTTCAACTTCGCTTTAGGTTGTCCGATACAAGATAGTGAAATGCCTTTTGGATCGCTTTTAATTTACTCCAAAGAGCCCCATGCTTTTGGACCAGATGAAGTCTTGTTATTTGAAAGTCTCGCCAAAGAAATCGGATTTGGATTAAGAGCCATTGACCGTCAGCACAAATTAGACGATCAAATACACGAAAAAGGAGTTAAAGCCTTTTTCTATTGAACTATTAGATGTCGCTAACTACGATAAAAATGGAGTCGTTACTGGTGTCCGAGGTCAATACAGCTTTAGTTTAGGTAGCTTGCAAACTGTCATTCCTGGGATCAATAAAACACTGGCATTTCAGCATGTGGCCTTATCAGGTGGCTTAGATAAGGCCTGAGCCTGGAATATTGGGGGCGCAGATCAACGTCAAGCTCGATGAAGGTGACATCCTCTCCCATTGGACATTTAATACAACTTCTCAGCTTTTAGAAGGCAAGCTAGAAATTCATCAGTTAGCAACAGTACCCTTTATCCTTTTATTGCCCGCAAATAAAGAGCTGACGGGGATGAGTGGACAAATCACAACGCCAATCTCTTGATTAAGGCGGGGGGTGAGGGCAACGTCATCTCTGGAAGTGCGCAATGGGCAGACTTAGTGATTACAGAGAACGGTAAAAAGTCGCCACTCATTGCCTGGGAAGTCGGCTGATTTCCGAAATTTCGAGTTTCAAATGGTCAAGACAGATTCTGCAAAAGGTAGGAGCTTGATAGTAGATGAATGTATTGTTGATTAACCAAACCTTCAGTTTGAAATTAATGAAGAGGGCTCCTCCAATTTCAGAAGATTATTTTCCTCGCCTGCTGCTGCCGATGGAGCTACTACAGCGCCGATCAGTCCGCCCAAACAGAAAGCACCATTCGCTCTTAATATCCCTCAATCAATTTAAAAAATGGTGAAGTGTTTTTTAGTGACTTAGCTATGAAGCCTAACTTAAAGGTCGACATTAAAAAATTTAATGCCACCTTACTTGGCGTCAGTAATATGCCCGATCGATCTGCGACTGTGGCAGCTGATGGTGTTGTGGCGGGCACAGGTAGCCTGAGAGCGAAAGGCCGAGC
The nucleotide sequence above comes from Polynucleobacter necessarius. Encoded proteins:
- a CDS encoding glycosyltransferase, whose translation is MFLFGIPSPWYSELSNEIGVVPAYFLITFIAIVPGFMNAFVFMANVFDVRPPELDDQRYPPVSVLIAAYNEIFAITSTLTSLFNQSYSSPMRIILISDGSYDLTVDVVREIEKKHPNLELIYLQHNGGKAAALNLGLEKCKTDIVISVDADCYLHRDGIKNLVSRYWADPLDTRAVAGSILIRNSRENWITKAQEWDYFLGIGTVKRIQSLFHGGTLVAQGAFSLYDRKALVEMGGWPEKVGEDIVLTWKFLSAGYRVGYAQDAMAFTNCPNMLEQFIKQRRRWSRGLMEAFKECPMILFKPRLTTLYIWWNTMFPLMDIAYTFGFIPGLILACFGKFSIVGPMTLSFADGIFA
- a CDS encoding GAF domain-containing protein, with protein sequence MEGAGAFIWNPFNFALGCPIQDSEMPFGSLLIYSKEPHAFGPDEVLLFESLAKEIGFGLRAIDRQHKLDDQIHEKGVKAFFY